The genomic region AGTGCGTACATTTTGATATAGAAATGCCGAGGATAGGAATGTTTTCTATGAATTCATAACATACACTGACAAAGATGTAAgtagcattattcaaaatagcaaacaaaataaaacaaaaacccccTAAATGTTCACCAAGAGAGGACCAACTGAAGAAGCATTGCAATACCCGTATACTGAAATAGTATGTAAATATATGATTAATGAGATGGATCAGTATATGCTGATGCAGAAAGCTCTTTTAGATATAATGCTAAATGATCCCATTCATGTAAAATTGtaaattcacataaaatacttGCATATGCATAGTCATTCCCTGGAAAGTTGTACAATAAACTTTTACAGGTAGTGAACTCTAGAGTGTGACCTGGgagttttacttttcattttatgtacTTGTGtacagtttgtttttaaaagctctgttcatatattatttttgttgaGAGATAGGTAAATATATAGACACATCCTTCCATTCaatgtaaatacataaatatgcaaATAGTTTTACAATGCCTTTCTCACCTCCTGGAATAAATAATACTGACTCTTTGTACCCCTCCAGTGAGCTATGTCCTTAATGCGTATGATTTCTAATCCTCCCCACAACTAGGAAGGAAAGTATCATCAGCCTCATTTGGCCAATGGGACTGAGTATCAGAGAGTTTAAGTAATttatctgaggtcacacagctagtgaccCGAAGCTTGCACTCCATCCCATACCAGGTGAAAGGTGACCTTTGGTCCTAGAGCCTCCAACTAACTGGTGACCTTGCTCAGTCATTCTGCTTCAGGGAGTCTCACTTTGCTATATTTTCCACCCATACCAGGAGGTAGCCATGAGGGTTGTGCTGGGAATGTGGGAGAATGAGGCAAACCAAAACAGATCATGTTAAGAGTTACACCTTGCGTCCCACTTGTGTAGGCTTTGGAAAGTCTGATGTGGAACAAATGCAACAAAGCCAGgcagactccctggaggaggcaggaaagggtACTTGCACTAACATGAACCTTTATCTATAGAGTCACGTGCCAAGCCTTTTGTACGCACTTTCCCCAAAGCAGCCCACTGGCCTTGTGAGATGGAGGGTGGCGGGGGGTGCGGCAGGGGCAGGATATTATCTCCTTCACCTTGATACTGAGGTCCAGGGAGGGTATGGATCCATCTCAAGTTCACACAGTTGGTGTAGATAGATGGAGCTGGGGTTCTAATCCACACCACTAAACTCTGGACCCTGAACTCCTCTACCCTCTGCCCTTGTGGCGCCTCCTCATGCAGAACATTCACATCTTGCATCCCTCTGTTAGGTAAGGGAGATTCCACGCTCAGACCGGAGAAGCCAAGAAATGTCTGCCAGGGCTTGCCTGATATGAACTACTATGAAGACTTCGACCTTAACAGAACTGCTGGTTGTTTCTCAAAGTGTACACAGTCGCAGAAGGAACCCTGTCATCTGGGAAACTTGCAGAGGTAAATGGCCCTCTGAGCTGGAGCAGGAATCTGGGCCTCTTCCATAAACATTTGAATTCAAGTTCTTtatagacatatgttttcatttctttgggaatggaattgGTGGGATATACagtaagtaaatatttaactttataaaaagcTGCCAAACTGATTCTCAAAGTGACTATATCATTTGCTTTCCCATAAGCAGTATAAAAGGGTTGTAGTTTCAATACATTTTTACAATACTGTTGATATTTTGGGTTATAGCCATTTCACTGAGTGTGGATGGTATTTCACTatggttttatttgcatttaacaaatgactaatgatgttgagtaaattttcatgtgcttatgtgttttctttggtgaaatgaTTATTCAAATCTTCCTCTCTTCTGAAAAACTGGGTTGTCTTCTTACTACTGAGTTTTAAgaattctggatacaagtcctttatcagatgtatgatttgcaaatatgtaTTCTCTCCCagtatatgttttgttttttcattgaacatcaaaagcatttaattttgataaattctaacttaaatttaaaacataccaAAGAAATGTTCATCTAGCAAGGATATAAAATTTCTCTTCTAAGTTTTCTGCTCTAAGTGTATCGTTTGAAGTCTTATAATTAGGCTCAATTAGCATTTTTGAGCCATTTTGAGGTTCATTTTTTGTGCACAGTGTGAGATAAATGTCTAGCTTTATTCTATTGCtgtcattttgcattttaatagcTAATGGTTTggcaatatctttccttttttaaatttttaattaattaattgacttATAGCTGCTCTGGATCTTTGCTGCTGCAAGGTGAGTGGTGACTTTTCCTCACTGcactgcacaggcttctcactgtggtggcttctctcgtgtggagcacgggctctgggtgttcaggcttcagtagttgcagctcgctggcctagttgctccgaggcatgtggaatcttcccggaccagggatcgattgaacccgtgtctctggcactggcaggtggactcataacctctggatcaccagggaagtctgatttTGGCACTATTTATTAAAGAGATTATGCTTTCCTCCATTGAATTGCATTCGGGAGGGCATTTCATTGAATAGCTAAATACTAGCTTCTGGAATGTCTTCTTCCCACTGAGATAGtaaaccagaaacaaaacaacATCGATGGGGGCAAATATAGAGATTAATGCAGCCATGAAAGACTTGAAAGAAGCAGAAGTGGTAACACCTGCCATAACTCCATTTAACACACCATCAGTCAGGTGGGACTTGGAGAATGACTTGGGCTGTCATAAACTTAATCAGATAGTGAATCTAATTGCAGCTGCTGTCCCTGATGAGTATTTCTACACAAAGAAATCAACATAGCCCCTTGCTATCGCTATGCGGCTATTAcatggctaatttttttttctccaaaccaTTTTTCAAGTAATTCTAAAAGTAGTTtgctttttgaaaatgttttgaaaaacttgttggctgtgctaggtcttcattgcagcacatggacttttctctagttgtggtgcaagggcttcgcGTTGTGATATGTGGActtctgttgtggagcatggggtctagagtgcttgggctcagtagttgcagcacatggactctAGTGGCAGTGAGGGGGATTtagtggccctgaggcatgtgggattttagttccccaaccaggaactgaacctgaaaatagtgaaagtgaaagttgctcagtcgtgtccgactctttgtgaccccatggactatacagtccatggaattctccaggccagaatactggagtgggtagcctatcccttctccagcagctcttcccgacccaggaatcaacccggcgtctcctgcattgcaggaggattctttaccaactgagctatgagggaagaccgttgaacctgagtcccctgcactggaaggtggattttaaccactggaccaccagagaggtccCTGAAGTAGTTTGCTTTTACTTGGCAGAGCTAACAGTATATAGCCACAGTGTTTCCTCAGAGTTACATCAAGTCTCTTCACTGTCATAGGATAATTCACAGAGACCTCACTAATCTTGACATTCTACAAAGTTCACCATATTGACAACATTGCTGATTCGATCTGATGAGCAGAAAGCGGCAAGTAGTTAAGATGCTGTAGGAAGACACGTGTGAACCAGAAGATAGGAGACAAACTCCATAAGAATTCAGGGTCCCATCACCTCAGTGAATCTCCTGGACATTCAGAGGACTAGAGAATATCAAGATGTCCCCTCCAAGGTAAAAGACAAGTTGTTGAACCTCACACCACttacaatgaaagaaaaatgtatcaTGCAGACAAGCACAAAAAAAAGATATCTCAATTGTTAAATTATTATCAGACAAAGAAGATGACCCTTAAATGGGTGTcaactttataattaaaaattcagttatacatctatggagaagggaatggtaacccactccagtattcttgcctggagaactccatgagcagaggagacaATCCATGGgaccacacagagttggacagaactgagcaactaacactttcttttcactttcacctatGCTTTAGAATTTCTGAATATATGTTACTTTCACAActaaaacagtttttttaaagtgCTCTGAAAACCAGATCAGAAAATCTTCCCTCAATAAAGTAAATTCATGGGCTGTtttgtaagggaaaagaatgttTGGAATGCATGGGGTGGGTGACCTATATGTATTGTGAAATACAATTCTCTATTTTATTTGGTAACAATAAGAATCACAAAACTCTGCTTagatttttgaaagataaaaagtaGCATCAATTGGTGTATCTCAGTCAATGGGTTTGGACAGTCTCATCCCACTGTTTCAGGCTGGATGTTCTAGCTGCCTGATCCATCCAATCTCATTTGCACATGTTTTCAtggataatattttataatatttttgtcaTGTGGTTTCCCTGGAGTTTTATTTCTTGGTGCTGTGCTAactcacttcggtcgtgtctgactctttgtgaccctatggaccatagcccaccagactcctctgcccatgggattctccaggcaagaatactagagtgggttgtcatttccttctccaggggatcttcccgacccagggatcgaaccagaatctcttacgtctcctgcattggcagatgtgttctttaccatAAGCGCCACCTGGGTAACTGTGACTATTCAAAAAGTGATGTTGAAATAAAATTCTCCCTTTTGTCTCCGTTGCAAGCCCTCCATAGCTACTCCTTTCCAATAGACTTGATCTGGCTCTATCTGCTCTTGTTCCACTTCTCTCCCATTTCTACTTCAGCCTTCATCTgtttaaaattactttcaaagCATGGGCAACACATCTTAGGACCCCTTGTTTAGGAAAAGGAGCTCTGGCCAGAGACGTTTCAGCACCGTGGAGAGCACCCGGACAAGGACAGGGTTGGGGGGGGGGACTTGCCTCACCCCAGATTTCTAGCCCAGTGGTCCCCAAAGCTTTTGGCACCAGGggcagttttgtggaagacaatccCTCACGTCCTGCTGTGCGACCCAGTTCCTAATGGTCCATAGACCAATACCCGTCTGTGGCTCCGGGGACTGGGGACCCCTGTTCTAGCCCATGGCAAGAGGGCTGAATTTGTGTCCTATGTATTTCCAATGCCAGCTCAGTTCCCATAAGTCAGTGTCCATAGAGCTAAGTCTTCAAAGGCTGAATTCCCTGTATTCACTTAGCACTTGGTAATAAATGTGAGTGAGCTCtcacagtggggcttccctgtagctcagctggtaaagaatctgcctgcaatgcaggagaccccagtttgattcctgggtcaagaagattcccctggagaagggataggctacctgctccagtattcttgggcttccctggtggctcagatggtagagaatccacctgcaatgcaggagacctgggttcgatccctgggttgggaagatcccctggaggagggcaaggcaccccactccagtattcttgcctggtgaatcccatggactgaggagcctggcgggctgcagtccgtgtcacaaagagtcagatacgacagaGAGACTGAACACAGCATAACAGAGCACAGCCCTCACACCACACACTGATCATCCCACAGTTCTGACTACTCAGaagaatttctccaaagaagatttacacagaccaataagcacatgaaaatgtgctcaacatcattagtcactagagaaatgcaaattaaaaccacaatgagataccacttcacaccccctaggatggctataattgaaaatgaaacaaaacaaaatagaaaatgttggcaagtgttggcaagaatctGGAGAAATCAAAACCCTCATCCATTGGTGATGGGACTATAAAATGATGCAGCTAATATGGAAAACAGTTGAACAGTTCCTCAAGAAGTTAAACAGAATTACCAGCAATTCTGCTCCTAGGTATccacccaaaagaattaaaagcaagtcttcaggggcttccttggtggtccagtggttaagacttcaccttccaatgcagtgggttgtgagttcaacccctggtcggggagctaaggtCATACATGTCTCTGGCCAAGAAACAATAACATAAGACAGAAAAAGCATTGtatcaaataaaacaaagactttaaagaaaaacacCTCTTCAAACAAAAGCTTTTATGTGCATACAAGCAGTTCTGCTCACAACagtcaaaaagtggaaataatccaaatgctTGTCTATGGAAACATGTATAAACAAAAGGCAGTATATACATACGAATGTGTATCCTTcatccataaaaatgaatgaaatacttaCACATGCTACAACAGAGGTAAACGTTGAAAACAtactaagtggaagaagccaACAGACCCAATAGCACATAATTCCATctatatgaaatattcagaataagCAAACTCATAGATTGGTGGTTTCCAGAGTCTAGGGGGAGAGTAACTGCTTAATGGGTTCAGGGTTTCCTTTTAGGGTGATGGACATTTCTGGAGCTAGATAGCAAAGATGATTTCACATGTTGTGCCTGTCTTTAATGCCACTGGATTGCACACTTTAAAACAGTTAACATGACAAACTTTACATTGTAATGTATTTTGTtaccaaaaaagagaaacaagtacTCAGAAGGGCCTCTGACTAGAATTTCTCAGAACCAGCAAGAATCACTCCCACTCTTCTCCTGCAGCATCATGGTCTTCCCTTTGATATCCTGGGTCACCTCTCCTACACCAAGAGCCTGATGATCGCTGTCCATGGTGTTCCTCCTCCTGTCATCCAGGTGAGCGGACCAGGTGAGTGAGCGACTCAACCTGCAAGACCCTATTTTCCCTTGTAGATACTGGCTGAACTTTGAGACCTATCTGGTGGAGAGGAGTCAGACAGACACATTGAATACATCTTTTTTGACGGCGCTCGTCAAGAGCATCAACACCAGTGCCCCAGAAGACCTGTACTTCTCTCTGACCCCCTCTCAGGTGAAGACTCCCCCATCCCCTTTGGTGGGTTCTGGCCCTACATTCCTCAGACATATTTTTCTGAGAGAATCCTGGTCTGTGCTTGGGGTCCACCAACAGTTGTCCTTCCCATGTCACGCTGGGTAGTTCTCTGCCACCTGGCTAGTGCGTGATGGTGAGTTAACTGGATGAGTGGATCCTGGTAACAGGTTATCCAGGGTGCTAGCATGAGACCTGCAGAAAATCGCCAAATTGAGAGTCAGGGTTCTAGTCCTGGACTTCCCCCCACCTGACAAAGTGTCCCCCAGGAaatcccctcccctctctgggcccctgAATCCTCATCGATAAAATGAGCTTGAAAGCTCCTCCAAAGTCTGACATTCCCATGAGAACGTCTATTGGGGAACACATTAGAAACCAGGTAAAGGCACTGATAGAGGTACTGCAAAGGGTTAACAGGCAGACTCTGAGTTTACACTGGTCTGGATTCTGCCCCTCACTAGTtactgtgatcttgggcaaagtactgaacttttctgagcctcggtttccctatctgtaaaatggggatggtatTGCCCACTTTCAAGGTTATCAGAGAAAGCAAATGCAATAACCTACAGGGAATGTTTGGTGCAGTGAGGGCACAGCCTCCTTCAAGGCATAAAGCAGAGGGTGGAAGTTTGGGCAGCAGGGAAGTGGTCTGTCACTGAGGGACTTTTAGGTCAGCCTAGAGAAGGAGAGATGGAAGATGGAGGGGCCTTTATCACATCACCCTAGCAGCTGAGCCCTCTGCATGGGTTAGGTACTGGCCTCTGAAATCACCCACTTGTCCTTTAGACAAGGTTCTGTGCTAGGAAGCAGAAAGTTGAGCTCTTAGCTACGACACTTAGCTCCCCCTGTCCCCATGCCCATGGGTGCTTTTGAGGCAGGATCAGGTGAGACCAGGCTGCAGCCCCAGGGGTGTTCCCTGTGAGGTCACAGAATGGATGAAACACGCTTGGCAACTAcccatgaaaatttattttaatattttgaacattcttagcTGTTACAAAATGTGTTGTTGGGTGGGGATGGATATCACATTTAACGTGAATTCTTGTATTCTTCCTCTTTGCCCTCACTGTCTCCCTTCCCGATAGCCTTATGCTTTCTGAttatccctgagtcagaaaccAGACATTGTCACCCTAGCCCTATGCCAGCACAGCAGGGGTCAGGGCCCTGGTCAAAAGCACTACCACTGACCCTTCCTCACGCCTGCAAACTGACCTGTCCAGGTGTTGCCCCTTCATAGCCCACTTTCAGCCTGCCTGACCGGTGGCCATGTGACCACCTTGCTGGCTCCATTCTCCATATTGGGAAAACCGAGGCTCCATAAGGGCTGTGACTTGGCCAGGGGCTCACAGCCTGATCAGAGCAGAGCTTGGACTGTGTCCCAGGTGTCCTGCCTTTCAGAGCTGTCCTCAGACCCCGGTGCTGTCCCACCACCTAgcgtgcctcagtttctcctccagttgggggaggggcaggagctgTGTTGGGGCTGGGCTCCTCCGGGAAAGACAGAAGTGGCTGGGTCTGTGGTTGCAGATTCCGAAGCAGGTGACCAAGGATGATCACCAGCACCCTGACAGAGTCCGGCTGCCCAGGAGCTTTTTCGGATCCCTGAAGAGCGGCAGGCCGATGGTCCGGTTGGGCATAATCATCCTGGACGTCGGTCCGGGGAGTGTCTTCAAGGTGAGGAGAGATACAGGCTGACTGAGATTCAATACTGGGTTCACTGGGACACGCTTGCCTCCTCTGGAGTCTTTGCTGAAGGACCCAATGGGGACGAAGGAAGTGATGAACGTCTGCAGAATGTTCCTCAAGCAGCCAAGGTCATCTAGACCCCTGTCCTTAGAGTCTGGACCTCAGGCTCATGCTGGTTATTCCCATCTGGTATTTAGACTGcacaccgcccccaccccaccaccagccGGTGTCCTTGGGTTTGTATCTATATCCCAGGTGAGTTCATGTCCTGTGTGCCTCCTTGTCCATGCACAAACATGCATCCCTTTTCTTATTCCTGATTACACACATAATCATGTATGTGCTGGTGTGACCATGTTCACTTGAGCAAGCATATGCATTCCTTTGCAAATGTGTACCAGGTATGTCCCCAGAGGTGTGTCTGCCCTCACATGGGGGCTTGTGCATCCCTGAATGCTGCTGGCCAGGGGCTCCCCACCTGTAGGCATCCACTGTCCTCCCTCTCTCAGCTGATATTCCTTCTTACCATGCGCTCCAGTTAAGAGGGCAGAGAAGGCCTGGGGACCAGAAATGGACAGCCAACAAATACATAGCTTTGTGGCCATTTGGGCTAGAGTGTAGGGTCCATCCTGGCACAGCTGGTGCAGACTTCGGAGAGCAGCAGGAAGAAGGTCGCCCATGACCCCCTATCCCCTGGACCTCTGGCCCCAGACTTTTCCCTCCAGGCAAGGTGCACAAGCCCTAGAGGGTCCTAGGAGCCCCTACCAGGGTTGGGTCGGGGGAGCCCCTTGTGTAGCCTGGCTTCCCCTGCATCCCTCCACAGGGCTCCCTGCTCAACCGGGAGGACGGCAGCAGCGTGTTGAACAATCGCATGGTGGGCTTGACTCTGAGTCACATAAATGTCATCAAAATGGCCGAGCCTTTGGAGATCACCTTCTCCCACCAGTACCAGCCCCCCGTGAGTCCCCCACCCTGGCCTGGCAGTTCCCGAGGGTCACATGGGCAGGTGGGCATCCCCAGGCATATAGACAGACACGCAGGGGACTCTGCACGCCATCCCCCACCCTCCCACATCCACCTGGGAGAAGCCATTAGGACCAGACACACAATTGTGCCCATGGATACATGTCCAGCCTATGCACGCATGTCCACGTGCCTCCCAACATGCTCCACTCACGTGCTCCCAGAAGGGCCCAGTGGATCTGGCAaacccacacgcacacacacggctTTGCACATCTGCTCACATGTGCACTTCCCTAAAGGAGCCCCACCCACACCAGTCCACACCCCACACGCTGACCTGGGATACATCAAATGCTTCAAATGTGGTTCCTGTGTAACCACAGGCTGAGCCTTACTTCCACCTAATGCAGGCACGTGCTGAGACACGGAGCATGCCCTGCTCCCCCAAACTTCCTCTCCCCGTGCCCAGTCACCCCTGCCTCGCCCCTGACTCCCACTCTCTGGTTTTAGAACATGAGCCTCAGCTGTGAATTCTGGGATGCGACTAAAGGTAGGGCCTGGAGGACCTTCCCCGGGTAAGGGGAGGGTAAGGGTGAGTCCTGTCCTCAGGGGACAGGACTCCAAGAGCAGGGCCGTcccctcttcctttcctctccggaactctctcttcccttttcctgCCCTCCCCTCTGCTGTGCTCGCTCTCCTTCTCCCCTGGGTCATCAGGAGACTGGTCCTCCAAGGGCTGCTCCACAGAGGCCGGAGTCCGCAGGACGGTCTGCCGCTGTGACCACCTGACCTTCTTCGCCCTGCTGCTGGTAACAGCCCCTCCCCGACCATCCCAGCAATTCCAGAAATGCTGAGGCTCCTGGCCCGGGTATCGGGGTGGCTGTGGGCAGGGCCAGGCCTTTGGGGTGTGCGGGCCTGGCCTCCAATTGATAGGATTCTCGTTCGGGGGAACCACCCACAGAGGCCGATCTTGGATGAGGCCACGGTGAAGGCCCTCACACACATTTCCCAGGCTGGCTGTGGAACCTCCATGATCTTCCTGGCCTTCACCATCGTCCTCTATGCTGTCCTGAGGTGAGTcaccccatcccagccccaccccacatcTCCTTCCCGCCCTCCAGGACAGCAGCAGGGCAGGGTAGAAACCAGCGGAGTAGTGTTAATCCTGTGTTATACTCATATTTTCTCCAAACCTCAagttcatcatctataaaatggaattgGAGGCT from Muntiacus reevesi chromosome 2, mMunRee1.1, whole genome shotgun sequence harbors:
- the ADGRG3 gene encoding adhesion G protein-coupled receptor G3, producing MVAPRALGVLLLLHLAPGKGDSTLRPEKPRNVCQGLPDMNYYEDFDLNRTAGCFSKCTQSQKEPCHLGNLQRYWLNFETYLVERSQTDTLNTSFLTALVKSINTSAPEDLYFSLTPSQIPKQVTKDDHQHPDRVRLPRSFFGSLKSGRPMVRLGIIILDVGPGSVFKGSLLNREDGSSVLNNRMVGLTLSHINVIKMAEPLEITFSHQYQPPNMSLSCEFWDATKGDWSSKGCSTEAGVRRTVCRCDHLTFFALLLRPILDEATVKALTHISQAGCGTSMIFLAFTIVLYAVLRFSRQRFKSEDAPKIHVALSISLFLLNLAFFINVGQRLRGSDAACWARGAVFHYFLLCAFTWMSLEAFHLYLLVIKVFNTYFGHYFLKLSLVGWVLPALIVIGTGIANSYGPYSIRDEKNVTTLELCWFRENTALYVTVHGYFLIVFLFSAVILSLVSWKIFTLSSATAGKEKAQHWKGVLTLLGLSCLVGMPWGLALLSSLGPFTAYVFALFTSLQGVFIFCWFIVLYWPRQSTATSSGTARVDHAHTVSHE